AAGAGAGATCCTCCTGGATATAGCATTGTCCCTATAGTTACAACGTTGTCATTATCCTCCAGATATAGCATTGTCCCTAATTCGTTACCTAACGTTGTCATGATCCTCCTGATAACAGCATTGTCCTATTAGTTATCCTAAAACGTTGTCATTACCTCCTGATATACGCATTGTCCTATAGTTACCTACCGTCTGTCATTATCCCCTGATCTAGCATGTCCTACTAGTTACTACCGTTGTCATATCCTCCTGATATAGCATCTGTCCTATCAGTTACCTAACGTTAGTCATTACCCTCCGATATCACGCATTGTCCTGTAGTTACCTCAGCGTTGGTCATGATCCTCCTGAATACATTGTCCTATAAGATATACCTAATCGTTGTTCATTACCTCCCTATATAGCATTGTCCAGTAGTCTACCTAGCGTCTGTCATGATCCTCCGATATAGCATTGTCCTAATAGTTACCATCATAACGTTGTCATTATTCCATCCTGATATAGCATATGTCCTGTAGTTACCCTATGCTTGTCAATCCTCCTGAATATACATTGGTCCTGTAGTTACCCTAACGTTCTACCATGACCCCTGATATAGCGATTGTCCTTATAGTACCTAAAAACGTTGTCATTTATCCTCCTGAAATACCAAGCATTGTCCGCGTAAGAGTTACCTAACGTTGTCATTCATCTCTCCCTGAATGATAGCATTGTCCTGACTTATCCCTAACGTTCTCTATGACCTCTACCTGAAAATATAGCAATTGTTCCCTAAGTAGTTCCTAACGTTGTCATGAATCCATCCTGATCATAGCTTACAATGCAGTTAACCCGTTAAGCCAATGCtgagggagcactggttggtcggaccCATTGAGGTAGTCAAACTGTACATGGAATGTAATAAGTTaaaggtgactatgcatataatgACAACAGAAGTAGAGCAGTTGTAATAAGAGGGGTTGGTGGAGGGGCACACAATGCGAATACGTCCGGGTAGGCCATTTGATACCTGTTTCAGCGAGTCCTTATGgctgggggtaaaaactgttgagaagcctgtttcggtcctagacttggcacccgGTACCCAgccttgccatgcggtagtagacgAGAACACCTCCTATAACTCGggtgctggggtctttgacaattttagggccttcctctgacaccgcctggtatagaaggtCTGGATCGGCAGGAAGCTGGCCCAGTGAAGTACGGGCCATAAAGCACTACCCGCTCTGAAGTGGCCTTGTGAGTCAGCAGGCCCTGAGCAAATTGCCCCACATACAGGCAggagcaaccagtcaggatgctctcgatgttgcaagCTTAACACCTTTGAGGCATCATCAAGGACCATGACAAAtcatttttagtttcctgaggggaaatagcttgattgtgccctcttcacaccgACTTGTCTTGGTGTGCCATTGGACCATCTAGTTTCTGTTGGGAGCGACACAAGGCAACTTAAGCTCTCAAGCCTCGCTCCACTCACAGCCCCAGTCTGCCATGACGaacgggggcgtgctcggtgctcctatTGCTGTAGCTCCAGCAACATCTCCTTAGTCCTTGCTTACGTGAGGGATAGGATTGTATATGGCACCAACccgtacagaaacaggagatagactatcTCTCCCTGTCTAGTGGTgttacttgtacatcaagctgcctcactacatAAGAAAACAGGAAGTAATAGACTATCGTACACCAGGGGGTGTAACCGTACATTCAAGCGCCTCACTACAGAATAATCCAGGAAGTAGATGGTTTAGTTTCCTTCCTAGGGGTGTACCTGTACATCAAGACTGCCCAACTCACAGAAAACAGGAAGTAGATGGTTTAGTGTCCTGTCCTATACGGGGGTCGTACCTGTacacatcaagctgcctcactacacGAAACTAGGAATAGATGGTTTATGTGTCCTGTCTATGGGTGTACCTGtaacatcaagctgcctcactaaCCAGCAAACGCGAAAACGTAGAGGTTTACGTGTCCCTGTCTATGGGCGCTGTACCTACATCAACGCTGCTCGCTAACAGACAACATGAAGTAGACTAGATGTCCAGGGGGTGtacctgtacatcaagctgcctcactacagaaacaggaagtAGACTAGGGTCCTGTCCAGGGAGTGTACCTGTACACCTGCTTCAGTCTACAGAAACACGAGATAgactcctgctcctatgagctgtTCCAGCTAGTATTAGCCAAGACGTGTGGAAGGCTACTTACTTCCTTACACACTGATACCAGCCCGAAAAAAATACGGTAATACAGCACTTCACAGAATAGTTATTAGATAGTAGTTGAGCTATTACACCACCACCAATGTTAAAATGAAGACACACTTAGAAAACCCATCTACCAAGACACAAGAGAACTGCAGGGCTAAATTAGTATGGCTACAACAAGTTAGCATCTGTCCCAATTGGCAGccttattccctatagagtgcaaaACTTTTGACCGTTTACATcttggtcatttagcagaaacTCTTAACCATAGCGACTTCCTGTCAGTGCATTTCACTGAGTTAGATAAAGCAAACAGGAGTTGTTCTGGCTCAGACACGGCTTACTTACTTTACATGAGAAACAATGGTCCCACTTTCACACCCTCATCAGTAGATAACAAAGGCTTTTAGTCATCTAGATATGTGTATCAACctactggtcaaaagaagtgcactacgtaggaaatagagtgccatttggtatTTAGCCAAAGTTAGTAGTTGATAGATGGTATTGCTGACTGAccactctttctcctcccctgacAGACAGTTCCTGTGGAGCTTCCGGCTGCCTGGCGAGGCCCAGAAGATCGACCGCATGATGGAGGCTTTCGCCCAGAGATACTGCCAGTGCAACCCTGGCGTATTCCAGTCCACAGGTAGGACCACGGGCTTGGACCTCAGTACCAGGCATGTAGTGAAGGGTCAAGGCGATTTACACTAAAGCATTGTTAGCGCTAGGGTTACCACCTGTCATGGTGATGACAAATACTATTCAAAGTCATTTAAAATACTTAATCtgcgcttgattgagcttgcctggctttatggaccaatagaatagtcccaataCTCCAAACCCCTCCCACCTGGTACTCTAGACAGACAAAAGCAAAcactaaaagtatttgaaagatttctaaTAGCATGTGAACCCAGGCCTGGTGCGGTATGTGAACCCAGGCCTGGTGCGGTATGTGAACCCAGGCCTGGTGGTGCGTGTGTGAAACCAGGCCCTGGTCGGTGTCGTGAACCCAGGCCTGGTGCGGTGTGTGAACCCGGCCTGGTGCGGTGTTGATACCCAGGTCCTGGTGCAGGTTGTGTGAACCAGGCCTGGTGCAGAGTGTGTGACAGCGTCGGGTGTGCCCAGCGGTCGGTGTGTGCCCGGCTATGGTGGTGAACCCAGGTCCTGGTGGCGGTATGTGAACCAGGTTCTGGGTGCGtgtattgaacccaggtctgtgcgGTGGTGAACAGTCGGGGAGTGAACCAGGCCTGTGCGGTGTGTGAACCAGTCTGGTGCGGTATGTGAACCCAGGCCTGTGTTGCGGCTTGTTGAAACCCGAGCCTCTGCGGTAGTAAACCAGGTCTGTGCGGTGTGTCTGAACCCAGGCCTGGTGCGGTGTGTGAACCCAGGCCTGGTGCGGTGTGTGAACCCAGGCCTGGTGCGGTgtgtgaacccaggtctggtgcgGTGTTTACGTGAAGGGGGTTTGGTGTGTTCACAGGGACATCATGTCCATGGCAGACGGCTGCTTGTTACATGGATGCAGATGGATGTGAATAATTCATGGTCTTCTCTCTCTGAGACAAACAGGACAGATAATGGAAAGTGCTACTGCTGTGTCAGCCAGCCTCTGACCACATTGTCTCTCTGCGCACGCCTgcatacacgcatgcacacaccacacacacatatgcacacaccgcACGCATTCAAACATGCATGCacaaaggcacgttcacacacacacacacacacactgagagtcacacacactgagagacacacacacacactgagcgacacacacacacactgagcgacACACACGctgaacgacacacacacacacacttagcgacacacacacacttagcgaCCAACACACTCTTTCATGCCGGTCCACCTCACTCTCGTCCTTAacatggtctctgtctctctctctgaatctagTCCCCTGTCCTTTAAGATCCAGTCATTTACATTTTTGATCCTATTGTCCCGGAGAATCTTGTCAGAAGTTGTcatggtaacactttatatttGCGAGCACTGCAGCTGACCATCAACCACTCTGGTATAAATTGTGTGTTGGGGAAAAATAAACATCCACTCCTATATTCAAGTGTCCAATAACAGTGTTTTGGTTGTAATGGAGACAGTACCTTTTGTTTCTGGGACTGTGTCCAGGCATCTATCTGTATGACAATGTTGGAGTCCCAAATTGCAAATGTGTGCCTgaatgcttgtgtgtgtctgtatgtatgtgtgtgtgtgtgtgtgtgatttcctcCAGACACCTGTTACATCCTGTCGTTTGCCATCATCATGCTGAACACCAGCCTCCACAACCCCAACGTGAAGGACAAGCCGGCGGTGGAGCGCTTCATCTCCATGAACAGAGGAATCAACGATGGAGGAGACCTTCCAGAGACCGCTGCTCAGGGTGTGTGAACAAGAGACATCAACGAGGCCTCTCATCCCCCTGCCCCAGGggtcctctaccttcctctccatctctcttgtccatccctccatctcactccgATCCCATCAGATCCCCCtgcctctaccttcctctccatctctctgtccatccctccatctcactcctgATCCCATCAGATCCCCCGtgcctctaccttcctctccatctctctgtccatccctccatctcactcctgATCCCATCAGATCCCCCtgcctctaccttcctctccatctctctgtccatccctccatctcactcctgATCCATCAGATCCCCCtgcctctaccttcctctccatctctctgtccatccctccatctcactcctgATCCCATCAGATCCCCCtgcctctaccttctctctccatctctctgtccatccctccatctcactcctgATCCATCAGATCCCCCTGCCCCAGggtcctctaccttcctctccatctctctgtccatccctccatctcactcctgATCCCATCAGATCCCCCtgcctctaccttcctctccatctctctgtccatccctccatctcactcctgATCCCATCAGATCccccctcctctaccttcctctccatctctctgtccatccctccatctcactcctgATCCCATCAGATCCCCCTGCCCCAGGggtcctctaccttcctctccatctctctgtccatccctccatctcactcctgATCCCATCAGATCCCCCtgcctctaccttcctctccatctctctgtccatccctccatctcactcctgATCCCATCAGATCCCCCtgcctctaccttcctctccatctctctgtccatccctccatctcactcctgATCCCATCAGATCCCCCTGCCCCAGGggtcctctaccttcctctccatctctctgtccatcccaccATCTCACTCCTGATCCCATCAGATCCCCCCtgcctctaccttcctctccatctctctgtccatccctccatctcactcctgATCCCATCAGATCCCCCTGCCCCAGGggtcctctaccttcctctccatctctctgtgtccatccctccatctcactcctgATCCCATCAGATCCCCTGCCGTCtaccttcctctcatctctctgtccatccctccatctcactcctgATTCCCATCAGATCCCCCTGCCCCAGGggtcctctaccttcctctccatctcttctgtccatccctccatctcactcctgATCCCATCAGATCCCCtgcctctaccttcctctccatctctctgtccatccctccatctcactcctgATCCCATCAGATCCCCCTGGTCCTTaccttcctcttccatctctctgtctccatccctccatcctcacctTCCCCTGATCCCATCAGATTCCCCCTGCGCCAGGGGTCCTCTaccttcctcttccatctctctgtccatcccccaTCTCACTCCTGATCCCATCAGATCCCTGCCCTCtcaccttcctctccatctcttctgtccATCCCTCCTCATCTCACTCCTGATTCCCATTCAGATCCCCCTTGCCCCAGGGGTCCTCTaccttcctcctcatctctctgtccatccctctcaTCTCAATCCGATCCCATCAGATCCCCCtgcctctaccttcctctccatctctctgccatCCCCCATCTCACTCCTGATCCCATCAGATCCCcctgcctctccttcctctccatctctctgtccatccctccagTCTTTCACTCCTGATCCATCAGATCCCCCTGCCCCAGGggtcctctaccttcctctccatctctctgtccatccctccatctcactcctgATCCCATCAGATCCCCCTGCCCTCTtacctcttccatctctctgtccatccctccatctcactcctgATCCCATCAGTCCCTGCCCAGGggtcctctaccttcctctccatctctctgtccatccctccatctcactcctgATCCCATCAGATCCCCCTGCCCCAGGGTCCTCtacctttcctctccatctctctgtccatccctccatctcactccgTGTCCCATCGATCCCCCTGCCCggtcctctaccttcctctccatctctctgctccaTCCTCCATCTCACTCCTGATCCCATCAGATCCCCTGCGCGGTctacctcctctccatctctcttgtcCATCCACCATCTCAATTCGTGTTATCTTGCTATTTCTCAACCTCCTAGTCGTCTCTCTNNNNNNNNNNNNNNNNNNNNNNNNNNNNNNNNNNNNNNNNNNNNNNNNNNNNNNNNNNNNNNNNNNNNNNNNNNNNNNNNNNNNNNNNNNNNNNNNNNNNNNNNNNNNNNNNNNNNNNNNNNNNNNNNNNNNNNNNNNNNNNNNNNNNNNNNNNNNNNNNNNNNNNNNNNNNNNNNNNNNNNNNNNNNNNNNNNNNNNNNNNNNNNNNNNNNNNNNNNNNNNNNNNNNNNNNNNNNNNNNNNNNNNNNNNNNNNNNNNNNNNNNNNNNNNNNNNNNNNNNNNNNNNNNNNNNNNNNNNNNNNNNNNNNNNNNNNNNNNNNNNNNNNNNNNNNNNNNNNNNNNNNNNNNNNNNNNNNNNNNNNNNNNNNNNNNNNNNNNNNNNNNNNNNNNNNNNNNNNNNNNNNNNNNNNNNNNNNNNNNNNNNNNNNNNNNNNNNNNNNNNNNNNNNNNNNNNNNNNNNNNNNNNNNNNNNNNNNNNNNNNNNNNNNNNNNNNNNNNNNNNNNNNNNNNNNNNNNNNNNNNNNNNNNNNNNNNNNNNNNNNNNNNNNNNNNNNNNNNNNNNNNNNNNNNNNNNNNNNNNNNNNNNNNNNNGGCCAGGGGTCTCACTCGCATGATCCCATGGCGGaccctgttttttgttttgttttgttttgccccagggtcctctaccttcctctccatctctctgtccatccctccatctcactcctgATCCCATCAGATCCCTGCCCAGggtcctctaccttcctctccatctctctgtccatccctccatctcactcctgATCCCATCAGATTCCCCTGCCCCAGGggtcctctaccttcctctccatctctctgtccatccctccatctcactcctgATCCCATCAGATCCCCCTGCCCCAGGggtcctctaccttcctctccatctctctgtccatcctccaTCTCACTCCTGATCCCATCAGATCCCCTGCCCCAggtcctctaccttcctctccatctctctgtccatccctccatctcactcctgATCCCATCAGATCCCCTGCCCCAGGggtcctctaccttcctctccatctctctgtccatccctccatctcactcctgATCCCATCAGATCCCCTGCCCCGtgtcctctaccttcctctccatctctctgtccatccctccatctcactcctgATCCCATCAGATCCCCTGCCCCAGGGGTCCTCctaccttcctctccatctctctgtccatccctccatctcactcctgATCCCATCAGATCCCCCTGCCCCAGGggtcctctaccttcctctccatctctctgtctctctctgtcctcaagtCTTAGTGTTATTCTCTCCTCCCCACAGAACCTGTATGACAGCATCAAGAACGAGCCCTTCAAAATCCCTGAGGACGACGGGAACGATCTCACACACACCTTCTTTAACCCAGACCGGGAGGGCTGGCTGCTTAAACTGGGTGAGCGGGACCAGACGCTGAAATAACCTTAAGAACATTTAAATAACGTTGAAGCATTGAACTAATGTTGAAATAACTGTTGTACAGTTAGAAATCCCAAAGGTCTGTATCCTCTCCAATCCTCACCAATATTACTGTGCCCATCGATGACTGTGTTTATGACTGTCTACCATGGTAAGGAAGGTGTGATGGATCAGACTGAAACAGAGGTCTACGTACTGACCAATGGGCCCATCTtgatcagactgtgtgtgtgtgtgtgtgtgtgtgtgtgtgtgtgtgacagagtgggATTGTGTGTTCAGTCCATATACAGTATTTGAGGGGCCCCTGCCCACCCCCAATGCATTATGGATGAGGCCCTGAGATCAGACATGTGGAGGGCTTTCAATAATGCACGACTAGGCATAttcatacactcactcacacatagacgcacacacactcatacctaCACATGATACACCGACAGACGGACAGATGCACATTGTGTAGATAGAGGGACAACCTGTACAGTGGAGTATAAACCAGTGAACACACGACGACGAAGACAACGCTTCCTTCCCCTCTAATGTTACCATGACTCTTCCAGGACATCCCAATGATCAGTCTTCCAGCAAAGAGAACCACATTATGTCCTGTGATCTAACCGAGACGTAGGGACTTCCTAGTTCTCCACC
Above is a genomic segment from Salvelinus sp. IW2-2015 unplaced genomic scaffold, ASM291031v2 Un_scaffold7057, whole genome shotgun sequence containing:
- the LOC112079154 gene encoding cytohesin-1; the protein is MVLLTDHSFSSPDRQFLWSFRLPGEAQKIDRMMEAFAQRYCQCNPGVFQSTDTCYILSFAIIMLNTSLHNPNVKDKPAVERFISMNRGINDGGDLPETAAQGV